In Primulina eburnea isolate SZY01 chromosome 5, ASM2296580v1, whole genome shotgun sequence, a single window of DNA contains:
- the LOC140833062 gene encoding uncharacterized protein, with protein sequence MSNTTIPSNRKDIAWNYATLPDPKNPNIVCCCFCSKITNGGIYRHKQHLVGGNRNVKACPKCPEHVKVEIKEFMQKKSVLKNQMDDIPHLDDTVDLEEDEDDDDIQAKMKGKRPMSGPTVHGKKCKQAGPIDLYFAKDVEEIVRQRRAKNKGQFDENKKKLREDAVQKFATWMYDAGIPFNAVKYDSLQPCIDAIGTFGVGMKPPSYHEVRVKYLKKELTNTNLFLKSHEEDHARYGCTIMADGWTDKKSRSLINFLVNGPKGTIFVESVDASNYSHTADKMYELLSKFVNRIGEQNVVQVVTDNASCNVRAGRLLENTFPHLYWTPCAAHCLDLMLEEIFKIPNLKKLHERALMVNGYIYNRPQLLSMMREFTGQRDMIRTAKTRFATAFLTLKRFQVQQANLRKMFTSEKWAKSRYSREAAGKRVAEVILMPSFWKTTVFALKVGGPLLKVLRLVDGEKRSPMGYIYEAMDRAKEAISASFNNNEEKYRGIFEIIDKRWNVQLHHPLHAAGYFLNPEFFYSNCDIENDEEVLEGLYKCIARLVRGEDLQDKITNQLDKYKKAEGLFGLPMAIRQRASKSPADWWSSYGASTPELKTFAMKILYLTCSSSGCERNWSVFEHIHSKKRNRLSQQRLNDLVYIKYNRALRRRYAMRDTIDPISLSEIDDSNEWLLGKLDDSDDENDDNDLVFEDDDLRWSDVAQAVGVGESAYDFRSRNASTSKGASSSTSAKRKQSSARTSLVDEVDKEEINIDDETEEEEDTDGYKSSDGADDVDLEDEDDD encoded by the exons ATGTCAAACACAACAATTCCATCAAATCGAAAGGACATTGCTTGGAATTATGCAACACTTCCGGATCCTAAAAATCCAAATATTGTATGCTGTTGTTTTTGTTCCAAAATAACAAATGGTGGGATTTATCGGCACAAACAACATTTAGTTGGGGGCAATAGAAATGTGAAAGCTTGTCCGAAGTGTCCTGAGCATGTTAAAGTAGAAATTAAAGAGTTCATGCAAAAAAAGAGTGTTTTGAAGAATCAAATGGATGATATTCCTCATTTAGATGATACTGTTGATTTGGAAGAAGAtgaggatgatgatgatattCAAGCTAAAATGAAAGGGAAACGACCAATGTCAGGCCCTACAGTGCATGGTAAAAAGTGTAAACAAGCAGGGCCTATTGATCTTTATTTTGCAAAAGATGTAGAAGAAATTGTCAGACAGAGACGTGCAAAAAATAAAGGCCAGTTTGATGAAAATAAGAAGAAATTAAGAGAGGATGCGGTTCAGAAATTTGCTACGTGGATGTATGATGCCGGAATTCCTTTTAATGCTGTTAAATATGATTCTTTACAACCATGTATTGATGCTATTGGGACTTTTGGAGTGGGAATGAAACCTCCATCATATCATGAAGTAAGAGTTAAGTATTTGAAGAAGGAGTTGACAAATACGAACCTGTTTCTCAAATCCCACGAAGAAGATCATGCTAGGTATGGTTGTACAATCATGGCAGATGGGTGGACGGATAAAAAAAGTAGAAGTCTTATAAACTTTTTGGTAAATGGTCCTAAAGGAACTATATTTGTTGAATCTGTGGATGCTTCAAATTATTCTCACACTGCTGATAAGATGTATGAGTTACTTTCTAAATTTGTGAATCGAATTGGAGAACAGAATGTGGTTCAGGTTGTAACAGataatgcaagctgcaatgttAGAGCag GTCGTCTTTTGGAAAACACTTTTCCACACTTGTATTGGACTCCATGTGCAGCTCATTGCTTAGATTTGATGCTTGAGGAAATATTCAAAATTCCTAACCTCAAAAAATTGCATGAACGGGCATTGATGGTGAATGGTTATATTTACAATAGACCACAATTGTTGAGCATGATGAGAGAGTTTACTGGACAGAGAGACATGATAAGAACTGCAAAGACTCGTTTCGCAACCGCTTTTTTGACTTTAAAGCGGTTTCAAGTTCAACAAGCAAATCTGAGAAAGATGTTTACATCTGAAAAGTGGGCAAAAAGTCGATATTCAAGAGAGGCGGCTGGAAAACGTGTTGCAGAAGTGATACTGATGCCTTCTTTTTGGAAAACTACAGTTTTTGCATTAAAAGTTGGCGGCCCATTGCTGAAAGTATTGCGGCTAGTAGACGGTGAAAAAAGGTCCCCAATGGGTTACATCTATGAGGCAATGGACAGAGCCAAAGAAGCTATCTCTgcatcatttaataataatgaaGAGAAATATCGTGGTATTTTTGAAATCATCGACAAAAGATGGAATGTTCAACTCCATCATCCTTTGCATGCGGCTGGATATTTCTTAAATCCCGAGTTTTTTTACTCAAACTGTGACATAGAAAATGATGAAGAAGTGTTGGAGGGTCTGTACAAATGCATAGCTAGATTGGTGCGAGGTGAAGATTTACAAGATAAGATTACAAATCAATTGGATAAATACAAAAAAGCGGAAGGACTTTTTGGTTTACCCATGGCTATTAGACAAAGAGCTTCAAAATCACCAG CTGATTGGTGGTCTTCTTATGGTGCATCAACACCTGAATTAAAAACATTTGCAATGAAGATTTTGTACCTCACATGCTCTTCTTCAGGTTGTGAACGTAATTGGAGTGTATTTGAACAT ATACATTCTAAAAAAAGAAATAGGTTGTCTCAACAACGATTGAATGATTTGGTATATATCAAATACAACAGAGCGTTGAGGCGAAGATATGCCATGCGAGATACGATTGATCCTATTTCTTTGTCAGAAATAGATGATAGTAACGAATGGTTGTTGGGAAAGTTGGATGATAGTGATGACGAGAATGATGATAATGATTTGGTCTTTGAAGATGATGATTTGCGTTGGAGTGATGTAGCACAAGCGGTTGGGGTTGGTGAAAGTGCATATGACTTTCGATCTCGAAATGCATCTACTTCAAAAGGAGCGTCATCATCCACTTCAGCAAAAAGAAAGCAATCTTCAGCTCGAACTAGTCTTGTGGATGAAGTGGATAAAGAAGAGATCAACATTGATGATGaaactgaagaagaagaagataccGATGGATACAAATCAAGTGATGGGGCTGATGACGTAGATTTGGAAGATGAAGACGACGATTAA
- the LOC140833063 gene encoding methionine aminopeptidase 2B-like isoform X4: MLMTELCETLENTVRKLISENGLQAGIAFPTGCSLNWVAAHWTPNTGDKTVLQYDDVMKLDFGTHIDGHIVDCAFTVAFNPMFYPLLEASREATNMGIK, from the exons ATGTTGATGACAGAGCTTTGTGAAACCTTAGAAAATACAGTTCGTAAATTAATATCAGAAAATGGTTTGCAAGCAGGAATTGCATTTCCTACGGGATGCTCATTGAACTG GGTGGCTGCTCATTGGACACCAAACACTGGAGATAAAACTGTACTACAGTATGATGATGTGATGAAACTGGACTTTGGAACTCATATTGATG GACATATAGTTGACTGTGCATTTACTGTCGCATTTAACCCaatgttttatccactgcttgaGGCCTCGAGGGAAGCTACGAATATGGGAATCAAG